A DNA window from Rhodococcus sp. 4CII contains the following coding sequences:
- a CDS encoding ADP-ribosylglycohydrolase family protein, with translation MTAPAAGSDTALLARYGNALTGLAAGDAWGFQVEFTSYTRMPAYPVAPPAGHWVISDDTQMTIALHRALAEVHDFADIETVTDAITRQFLLWQVDPDNTRAPGRTCMTSLRNLRAGARWYDTDGAVESAGCGAVMRLVPTAFAPDPYWLGLTALQAVITHKHPRAVVPALLLADATRQAPAQRGRFLEHALTTAAQIYNGTSTWTEDRYLQDVLAPITGDVSSFLVDGLNDDVADALMRAADSRDRLQGVEPTSYGDPCAGIGEGWESASAAALALLVADMATASGGDAPALTGPQALAWASTSNGDSDSIACIAGGIIGSAHPEPDYWAANGLNPTFEPRYAEELAAAARQGTCRLHW, from the coding sequence GTGACCGCACCTGCCGCCGGCAGCGACACCGCACTGCTCGCCCGCTACGGAAACGCCCTGACCGGCCTGGCCGCCGGCGACGCCTGGGGCTTTCAGGTCGAATTCACCAGCTACACACGGATGCCGGCCTATCCGGTCGCCCCACCGGCCGGTCATTGGGTGATCTCCGATGATACGCAGATGACCATTGCCCTTCACCGTGCTCTGGCCGAGGTCCACGACTTCGCCGACATCGAAACGGTTACCGACGCGATCACCCGGCAGTTCCTGTTGTGGCAGGTCGACCCCGACAACACCCGCGCCCCGGGCCGCACCTGCATGACATCGCTGCGCAACCTCCGCGCCGGCGCCCGCTGGTACGACACCGACGGGGCCGTCGAGTCCGCCGGCTGCGGGGCCGTGATGCGCCTGGTCCCCACCGCCTTCGCTCCCGACCCGTATTGGTTGGGCTTGACCGCTCTGCAGGCCGTGATCACCCACAAGCACCCCCGGGCCGTCGTCCCGGCGCTTCTGCTTGCCGATGCCACCCGCCAGGCCCCGGCCCAGCGCGGCCGGTTCCTCGAACATGCCCTCACGACCGCCGCGCAGATCTACAACGGCACCAGCACCTGGACCGAGGACCGCTACCTTCAGGACGTCCTCGCCCCAATCACGGGGGACGTGTCATCTTTCCTGGTAGATGGCTTGAATGACGACGTGGCCGACGCGCTGATGCGCGCCGCGGACAGCCGGGACCGACTGCAGGGTGTCGAGCCGACAAGCTACGGCGACCCGTGCGCCGGCATTGGTGAAGGCTGGGAATCGGCCAGTGCCGCAGCCCTCGCTCTCCTGGTCGCCGACATGGCAACTGCCTCGGGCGGCGACGCTCCCGCGTTGACCGGCCCCCAGGCCCTCGCCTGGGCCTCGACGAGCAACGGCGACTCCGACTCCATCGCCTGCATCGCCGGCGGAATCATCGGCTCTGCGCACCCTGAGCCCGACTACTGGGCAGCGAACGGACTCAATCCGACTTTCGAGCCCCGCTACGCCGAGGAGCTCGCCGCTGCGGCACGTCAGGGGACGTGTCGTCTGCACTGGTGA
- a CDS encoding AlpA family transcriptional regulator — MANPNRLTSQECIDLIKAESGTEISASTWRSYVARGQAPAPVEKIGRTPLWKRGEVIEWANNRPGQGARTDVQKPRRRRSE; from the coding sequence ATGGCCAACCCGAACAGGCTCACCTCGCAGGAGTGCATCGACCTGATCAAGGCCGAGTCCGGCACCGAGATCTCCGCCTCGACGTGGCGCTCGTATGTCGCCCGGGGGCAGGCGCCGGCCCCGGTCGAGAAGATCGGGCGAACGCCGCTGTGGAAGCGCGGCGAAGTCATCGAGTGGGCCAACAACAGACCTGGACAGGGCGCGCGCACCGATGTGCAGAAGCCTCGGCGCCGACGCTCAGAGTGA
- a CDS encoding cytochrome P450 — MTGSASEKAISPASRAFWDRSFAGRRAMFEELRQRSPIEFHTETAGPGFWSVVGYDDVVAVSRNPEVFSSAKGFTIDDVPAEILEFAMSMIAMDDPRHRRLRGIVQSAFTAASVRGIAERVRGYAAQIAADLPRDAEFDFVPDVATRLPVQVICELLGIPESDRPMILAAAADVIAGGGDQEFVTAPGGAAGLGQIYGYALELGEKRKADPGEDLTSRLVSTMVDGETLTPTEFGSFVILLITAGFDTTRQALAWALHLLSEHPDQKELLLADFAGHIDNTIDEVIRFASPVPYMRRTASVDTELGGAHIAAGDKVVVWYLSANHDERIFDGPGRFDITRANAGKHLGFGAKDIHHCLGMNLARLELRVMLEELFTAHPALHAVGEPELLLSAFISGIDSLPVRTRD, encoded by the coding sequence GTGACGGGTTCTGCATCCGAAAAGGCCATCTCGCCCGCATCACGGGCGTTCTGGGACCGCAGTTTCGCGGGCCGCCGCGCGATGTTCGAGGAGCTTCGTCAGCGGTCGCCGATCGAGTTCCACACGGAAACAGCCGGTCCGGGCTTCTGGTCGGTCGTCGGATACGACGACGTGGTGGCGGTCAGCCGGAACCCGGAGGTCTTCTCCTCGGCCAAGGGCTTCACCATCGACGACGTCCCGGCCGAGATCCTCGAGTTCGCCATGTCGATGATCGCCATGGACGACCCCCGTCACCGACGTCTGCGCGGCATCGTGCAATCGGCGTTCACCGCGGCCTCGGTGCGGGGCATCGCCGAGCGGGTGCGCGGCTACGCTGCGCAGATCGCCGCGGACCTACCCCGAGATGCCGAGTTCGACTTCGTCCCCGACGTCGCGACCCGGTTACCGGTGCAGGTGATCTGCGAGTTGCTCGGGATCCCGGAGAGCGACCGGCCGATGATCCTGGCCGCGGCGGCCGACGTCATCGCCGGAGGCGGTGATCAGGAGTTCGTCACCGCACCCGGCGGCGCGGCCGGCCTCGGCCAGATCTACGGATACGCCCTCGAACTGGGCGAGAAACGCAAGGCGGATCCCGGCGAGGATCTGACGTCCCGGCTGGTGTCGACGATGGTCGACGGCGAGACCCTCACACCGACCGAGTTCGGTTCCTTCGTCATCCTTCTGATCACGGCGGGTTTCGACACCACCCGGCAAGCGTTGGCCTGGGCGCTGCATCTGCTCAGCGAGCACCCCGACCAGAAAGAACTGTTGCTCGCCGATTTCGCCGGCCACATCGACAACACGATCGACGAGGTGATCCGCTTCGCCTCCCCGGTGCCCTACATGCGGCGCACCGCGTCCGTCGACACCGAGCTCGGCGGCGCCCATATCGCGGCGGGGGACAAGGTCGTCGTGTGGTATCTGTCCGCGAACCACGACGAACGCATCTTCGACGGTCCGGGCCGGTTCGACATCACCCGGGCGAACGCCGGCAAGCATCTCGGTTTCGGTGCGAAAGACATCCACCACTGCCTGGGTATGAACCTCGCACGGCTGGAGCTGCGCGTCATGCTCGAAGAACTGTTCACCGCCCATCCCGCACTCCACGCGGTGGGCGAACCGGAACTGCTGCTCTCCGCGTTCATCAGTGGCATCGATTCACTTCCAGTCCGGACACGTGACTGA
- a CDS encoding HNH endonuclease family protein, giving the protein MANKFRALAGGSILAAAALALVGQQSVLAVVTDMNTTLADVFTVADTEEPAPAPTDAPPGLDQLIGALTVVDELPTVPGYDRDCGKGNGCVFGPSWTDNYTGPDSHNGCDTRNDILRTQLIDVRYKPNTHDCKVISGTLNDPYTGTAIAFSTEKPSAVQVDHVYPLARGWRAGAATWTPEQRVAFANDTASNLLASEGKANQAKSDQGPDTWLPSNTAFRCEYAQSYLAVAAKYHLAVTAGDVDAARRECTR; this is encoded by the coding sequence ATGGCGAACAAGTTCCGGGCGCTGGCCGGCGGATCCATTCTGGCCGCTGCGGCGCTCGCGCTCGTCGGCCAGCAGAGCGTGCTTGCCGTCGTCACAGACATGAACACCACCCTGGCTGACGTCTTCACGGTGGCCGACACCGAAGAACCTGCACCTGCCCCCACAGATGCCCCACCAGGCCTCGACCAGCTGATTGGCGCGCTGACGGTTGTCGACGAACTTCCCACAGTGCCCGGATACGACCGAGACTGCGGTAAAGGGAACGGCTGCGTCTTCGGCCCATCCTGGACCGACAACTACACCGGCCCGGACTCACACAACGGCTGCGACACCCGCAACGACATCCTCAGAACCCAGTTGATCGACGTGCGATACAAGCCGAACACCCATGACTGCAAGGTCATCTCGGGCACACTCAACGACCCCTACACCGGTACCGCGATCGCATTCTCGACCGAGAAGCCATCGGCCGTGCAGGTCGATCACGTCTATCCCCTCGCGAGAGGATGGCGAGCCGGAGCCGCCACCTGGACCCCGGAACAACGCGTCGCCTTCGCTAACGACACCGCCTCGAACTTGCTCGCATCCGAGGGCAAAGCGAACCAGGCGAAATCAGACCAGGGGCCGGACACCTGGCTACCCTCGAACACCGCATTCAGGTGCGAGTACGCGCAGAGCTACCTGGCAGTCGCCGCCAAATACCACCTAGCCGTCACCGCCGGCGACGTCGACGCAGCACGCCGCGAGTGCACCCGATGA
- a CDS encoding DUF6884 domain-containing protein produces the protein MPPMIRPHFSYNDPTLTPPEPGKDLVLEVGLIFSRPGIGPKGGGQYGGIPLSVGPTTTLFRRHDGIEMRLPNTDLLLWHTPFLTQAHYRGVTGLHRRPGWEWLTWTLAGHVAYGMAVTAVPAHGVVPVTEEAAASPLVIVPCGGRKRGEPAPAGALYTGSYHRLCQEAARRLAPLERIHILSGLHGLLDLDTVVAPYEMRLGRPGSVTADTVHAQAADRGLLGAPDVVVLAGRDYSRIVTAVWPHARTPLAGSRSMGEQLQRLAGIAAGGGLDRIGLHQKSA, from the coding sequence ATGCCCCCAATGATTCGCCCGCACTTCAGTTACAACGACCCCACTCTCACCCCGCCGGAACCGGGCAAGGACCTGGTTCTCGAAGTAGGCCTGATCTTCTCCCGTCCCGGCATCGGCCCCAAAGGTGGTGGCCAGTACGGCGGCATCCCGCTGTCTGTCGGCCCAACCACAACCCTGTTCCGTCGTCACGACGGTATTGAGATGCGTCTGCCGAATACCGATTTGCTGCTGTGGCACACGCCGTTCCTCACACAAGCCCATTACCGCGGCGTCACAGGACTGCACCGACGACCTGGGTGGGAATGGCTGACATGGACCCTCGCCGGCCATGTCGCCTACGGCATGGCCGTCACAGCGGTCCCCGCGCATGGCGTCGTCCCCGTCACCGAGGAGGCGGCGGCTTCGCCTCTGGTGATCGTGCCGTGTGGTGGACGCAAACGCGGCGAGCCAGCCCCCGCTGGAGCCCTCTATACCGGCTCCTACCACCGACTTTGCCAAGAGGCTGCCCGCCGACTGGCACCTCTTGAGCGCATCCACATACTTTCCGGACTGCACGGCCTGCTCGACCTCGACACAGTCGTCGCCCCGTACGAGATGCGCCTCGGCCGACCGGGTTCCGTCACCGCCGACACCGTCCACGCCCAGGCCGCTGACCGAGGACTCCTCGGCGCCCCGGACGTCGTGGTGCTGGCGGGGCGGGACTACAGCCGGATCGTCACCGCCGTATGGCCGCACGCCCGCACTCCGCTGGCCGGCAGCCGCAGCATGGGCGAGCAGCTGCAGCGTCTCGCAGGAATCGCCGCCGGTGGAGGTCTCGACCGCATTGGCCTGCATCAGAAGTCGGCATGA
- a CDS encoding 3'-5' exonuclease, protein MTPNCMSEGAVTMATEEETMTAAENGPREWATRMLAPGHAVILDTETSDLDGSILEVAVIDAATGAVLLDTLVDPGDVQIHPAAAAVHGISAAQLIGAPDWPTVFSALAAVTADRVVLAYNASFDQSRILHDCHRHGLDPLHLADAERWGCVMVTRSQAEGVEKNIRLDGAHRACGDAEAARTVLQGIADGPTGTPAPSCGRDAAHRCDAVATTPSGELLADASCPAGAAPSGPGSYLHR, encoded by the coding sequence ATGACCCCGAACTGCATGTCGGAGGGTGCCGTCACGATGGCCACCGAGGAGGAGACGATGACCGCAGCAGAGAACGGCCCCCGGGAATGGGCGACGCGCATGCTCGCCCCGGGCCATGCGGTCATCCTCGATACCGAGACCAGCGACCTCGATGGATCGATCCTCGAGGTGGCTGTCATCGACGCGGCCACCGGCGCCGTCCTCCTCGACACCCTCGTCGATCCCGGCGACGTGCAGATTCACCCCGCGGCGGCAGCCGTACACGGCATCAGTGCCGCCCAGCTCATCGGCGCTCCAGACTGGCCCACCGTGTTCTCCGCCCTCGCGGCGGTCACCGCGGACCGGGTCGTACTCGCCTACAACGCATCATTTGATCAGAGTCGCATCCTGCACGACTGCCACCGCCACGGCCTCGACCCCCTGCACCTGGCCGACGCGGAGCGGTGGGGATGCGTCATGGTGACGCGCTCCCAGGCTGAAGGCGTCGAGAAGAACATCCGACTCGACGGTGCACACCGCGCCTGCGGCGACGCAGAAGCCGCCCGCACAGTCCTCCAGGGCATCGCAGACGGCCCTACCGGCACTCCTGCACCCTCTTGCGGCCGAGACGCCGCTCACCGCTGTGACGCGGTCGCTACGACCCCTTCCGGCGAACTGCTCGCAGACGCGTCCTGCCCGGCTGGCGCAGCCCCGTCGGGGCCGGGCTCTTACCTGCATAGATGA
- a CDS encoding ADP-ribosyltransferase, which produces MVETAAAVQSAPPSILPELMAALGIDQSVLGDTPMPSVHANPPSAKLLIAHAEAERAKLAGSQITSAQAALDEAEQRVTDADAEAEEARKAVNRIRARLRKAKKAVEDGTGSSFDVAAKQKDLDDAKQAHIDAKRRQVEAREDLAAAKFGMRDDMASGAERDAYYASLSDDEVDAIARSLNRRAAAEATQALSEGGQPALASAPRDTSIYKAGTIAMESGSGVTEVEGRLLDGGTAIYRRGSSDFVILQRKGDAYHPVAQAHGKNDALAKANRIPVMTGPDPLPANATEMQKQAHAMKGDVALVVARRAVDGHASTPSAQQATIDEEMAEAHDKLTDSVGGGPVRADIHDGIKRHRRAMQEKAAVEAGEQARVKALAVGATKAEADAAYAKAHRRALGTQTVGGGTIPHFDHDIPPQSLGADKHASLWRSGIRAYGKETADDYPVIAQRAGDLKAWGFTTGPGGHVQTSNIGALTTSNAEFVQKMLSYKERSALTTYTGGSYRSINAAITGRDANPSGHIKTVVSQLDSAFDKFRGHNPNKQPMTLVRGTQVPSGWKGTTEEYIDSAFTVGSRMEIGKVTSFSTNHGTAHNFAGHPPYMMVVRTRDGLPVKSISSYSSEDEVVLPMGTHLRCVKVDHHGISGRPTVYMVAEDLVAEADDGTGGSTTKAA; this is translated from the coding sequence ATGGTCGAGACAGCCGCCGCGGTGCAATCGGCACCACCGAGCATCCTGCCGGAACTGATGGCCGCGTTGGGCATCGACCAGTCGGTGCTGGGGGACACCCCGATGCCGAGTGTGCACGCGAACCCGCCGTCGGCGAAACTGCTGATCGCCCATGCTGAGGCCGAGCGCGCGAAGCTGGCCGGCTCGCAGATCACTTCGGCGCAGGCCGCTCTCGATGAAGCCGAGCAACGCGTCACCGACGCCGACGCGGAGGCCGAGGAAGCCCGCAAGGCGGTCAACCGGATTCGGGCCCGACTGAGGAAGGCAAAGAAGGCTGTCGAGGACGGCACCGGCTCATCGTTCGACGTCGCAGCGAAGCAGAAGGACCTCGACGACGCCAAACAGGCGCATATCGACGCCAAGCGCCGGCAGGTCGAGGCCCGGGAAGATCTGGCAGCCGCGAAGTTCGGGATGCGCGACGACATGGCCAGTGGCGCCGAGCGCGATGCGTACTACGCGTCGCTCTCGGATGACGAGGTCGATGCGATCGCCCGATCACTCAACCGCCGCGCCGCAGCTGAAGCGACGCAGGCGCTCTCCGAGGGTGGCCAGCCCGCCCTGGCGTCGGCTCCCCGGGACACGAGCATCTACAAAGCCGGCACCATCGCGATGGAAAGCGGATCCGGTGTCACCGAAGTCGAGGGGCGTCTCCTCGACGGCGGCACCGCCATCTACCGGCGCGGATCCTCGGACTTCGTCATCTTGCAACGCAAGGGCGACGCCTACCACCCGGTTGCCCAGGCACACGGCAAAAACGATGCCCTGGCCAAGGCCAACCGCATCCCCGTCATGACCGGGCCCGATCCGTTGCCCGCGAACGCCACAGAGATGCAGAAGCAAGCCCACGCCATGAAGGGAGACGTCGCCCTCGTCGTGGCTCGCCGAGCAGTCGACGGCCACGCCTCCACACCGTCCGCTCAACAGGCGACGATCGACGAGGAGATGGCCGAGGCCCACGATAAGCTGACCGACTCGGTCGGCGGCGGCCCCGTCCGCGCGGACATCCACGACGGCATCAAGCGGCACCGTCGTGCGATGCAGGAGAAGGCCGCGGTCGAGGCCGGCGAACAGGCCCGTGTGAAGGCACTTGCCGTCGGCGCAACCAAGGCCGAGGCCGACGCCGCCTATGCGAAGGCGCACCGGCGCGCACTGGGAACCCAGACGGTCGGCGGAGGCACCATCCCGCACTTCGACCACGACATCCCACCGCAGAGCCTCGGCGCCGACAAACACGCCAGCTTGTGGCGCAGCGGAATACGCGCCTACGGCAAGGAAACCGCCGACGACTACCCGGTGATCGCCCAGCGGGCCGGCGACCTGAAGGCCTGGGGATTTACGACCGGACCGGGCGGGCACGTGCAGACCTCGAACATCGGCGCGCTGACCACCTCCAACGCGGAATTCGTGCAGAAGATGCTCAGCTACAAAGAACGCAGCGCACTGACCACCTACACCGGCGGCAGCTACCGCTCGATCAACGCCGCCATCACCGGCCGCGACGCGAACCCGTCCGGACACATCAAGACCGTGGTGTCCCAGCTGGACTCAGCATTCGACAAGTTCCGCGGGCACAACCCGAACAAACAACCGATGACACTGGTTCGCGGCACCCAGGTCCCGAGCGGGTGGAAGGGCACCACCGAGGAGTACATCGACTCGGCCTTCACCGTCGGGTCGCGGATGGAGATCGGCAAGGTCACCAGCTTCTCCACGAACCACGGCACGGCGCACAACTTCGCCGGCCACCCGCCGTACATGATGGTCGTCCGCACCCGGGACGGGCTTCCGGTCAAGTCCATCTCGAGCTACTCCTCCGAGGACGAGGTGGTTCTCCCGATGGGCACCCACCTGCGCTGCGTGAAGGTCGACCACCACGGCATCAGCGGCCGGCCGACGGTGTACATGGTCGCCGAAGACCTGGTCGCCGAAGCCGACGACGGCACCGGCGGCTCCACGACCAAGGCCGCGTAA